One genomic segment of Leptodactylus fuscus isolate aLepFus1 unplaced genomic scaffold, aLepFus1.hap2 HAP2_SCAFFOLD_115, whole genome shotgun sequence includes these proteins:
- the LOC142186763 gene encoding urotensin-2 receptor-like: MSFHEEPQGRLSLTTDMTLKSNFTSPINTTLDVPTSSETMEDTIATFTIGVILSLMCVIGVAGNVYTLVVMCQSMRTAASMYIYIINLALADLLYLLTIPFIVGTYFIQEWYFGDIGCRILFSLDFLTMHASIFTLTIMSTERYFAVLKPLDTVKRSKSYRKCIAIIVWLVSLLITLPMLIMIKLVQKDNKSICLPIWSRMSYKIYLTVLFCTSIIGPGLIIGYLYIRLARTYWVSQTASFKQTKRLPNQKVLYLIFTIVLVFWACFLPFWIWQLLVQYCDSLPISPKANRNINYLTTCLTYSNSCINPFLYTLLTKNYKEYLRNRQRSWSNSGYFRNRFQRISGRSMSTSSQQCTETFVLAQCPGGNNSF; the protein is encoded by the coding sequence ATGTCATTCCACGAAGAGCCTCAGGGGAGGTTATCCCTGACCACAGACATGACCTTAAAGAGCAACTTCACAAGTCCTATTAACACGACATTGGATGTGCCAACTTCTTCAGAAACCATGGAGGACACGATAGCCACGTTTACCATCGGGGTGATCTTATCCCTCATGTGTGTGATCGGAGTAGCAGGGAACGTGTACACCTTAGTGGTCATGTGCCAGTCTATGCGGACTGCAGCTTCCATGTACATCTACATCATCAACTTGGCTCTTGCAGACCTCCTGTATCTTCTCACCATCCCATTTATTGTGGGCACCTACTTCATCCAGGAGTGGTACTTTGGAGATATTGGCTGCCGAATCCTTTTTAGTCTTGACTTCCTCACCATGCATGCCAGTATCTTCACCCTCACCATCATGAGCACCGAGCGCTACTTTGCTGTCTTGAAACCTTTAGACACGGTCAAGAGGTCCAAGAGCTACAGAAAGTGCATCGCCATCATCGTCTGGTTGGTGTCACTCCTGATAACATTGCCCATGTTGATTATGATTAAGCTGGTGCAGAAGGATAACAAGAGTATCTGCCTGCCTATATGGAGTCGGATGTCCTACAAGATCTACCTAACAGTCTTGTTCTGCACCAGTATCATAGGGCCAGGACTCATTATAGGCTACTTGTACATACGGCTGGCCAGAACTTATTGGGTGTCTCAAACGGCCTCCTTCAAGCAAACCAAGAGGTTGCCCAACCAAAAGGTGCTCTACCTGATTTTTACCATTGTCCTGGTGTTTTGGGCCTGCTTCTTGCCTTTCTGGATTTGGCAGCTCCTCGTCCAGTATTGTGACTCTTTGCCCATTTCTCCTAAAGCCAATAGGAACATTAACTATCTCACCACGTGCTTGACCTATAGCAACAGCTGCATCAACCCCTTCCTCTACACCTTACTCACCAAAAACTACAAGGAGTACCTGAGGAACCGGCAGAGGTCCTGGAGCAACAGTGGCTACTTTAGGAACCGTTTCCAAAGGATATCTGGAAGGTCCATGTCCACCAGTAGTCAACAGTGCACCGAAACTTTTGTCTTGGCGCAATGTCCTGGAGGCAACAACAGCTTCTGA